Proteins encoded in a region of the Moritella marina ATCC 15381 genome:
- a CDS encoding phosphopentomutase, which translates to MKRTIILMLDSLGIGASADADKFGDVGSNTFGHIAQWCAEGKADIGREGPLHIPNLTKLGLAHACADSVGSFPAGLDENAEVIGAYGYAQELSTGKDTPSGHWEIAGVPVLFDWGYFADLENSFPQELLDQLVEQADLPGYLGNCHSSGTEILDLMGEEHMASGKPIFYTSADSVFQIACHEESFGLERLLKLCELARELLEPYNIGRVIARPFIGNDKSDFARTGNRRDYSLLPPAPTLLDRMAESGGEVVSVGKIADIYAQQGITKKVKATGLEALFDLTLEQVKQAGDQTIVFTNFVDFDSSWGHRRDVAGYAKGLEYFDTRLPELLAILDEGDVVVLTADHGCDPTAPGTDHTREHIPVLFYGHNVPKGPLGLRDTFADIGQSIAAYHGLPKLEYGTSFL; encoded by the coding sequence ATGAAACGTACAATTATATTAATGTTGGATTCATTGGGCATTGGTGCTTCGGCCGATGCGGATAAATTTGGTGATGTAGGCAGCAATACTTTCGGGCATATCGCCCAGTGGTGTGCTGAAGGGAAAGCAGATATCGGTCGTGAAGGCCCGCTACATATCCCGAACTTAACCAAACTTGGTCTTGCGCATGCATGTGCTGACAGCGTGGGTTCGTTCCCAGCAGGTTTGGATGAAAATGCTGAAGTGATTGGCGCATACGGTTATGCTCAAGAGCTATCAACGGGTAAAGATACCCCGAGTGGGCATTGGGAAATTGCTGGCGTACCAGTACTGTTTGATTGGGGTTATTTCGCTGATCTGGAAAACAGCTTCCCACAAGAATTATTGGATCAATTAGTAGAACAAGCAGACTTACCAGGGTATTTAGGTAACTGTCATTCTTCTGGTACTGAGATCTTAGACTTGATGGGCGAGGAGCACATGGCTTCTGGCAAACCCATTTTCTATACCTCAGCTGACAGTGTATTCCAAATTGCTTGTCATGAAGAAAGCTTTGGTTTAGAGCGCTTGTTGAAGTTATGTGAATTAGCCCGTGAATTATTAGAACCGTACAATATTGGTCGTGTTATTGCGCGTCCATTTATCGGTAATGATAAGAGTGATTTTGCCCGTACTGGTAACCGTCGTGATTATTCACTGCTACCACCGGCTCCAACATTACTCGATCGCATGGCTGAGTCCGGCGGTGAAGTAGTGAGTGTCGGTAAAATTGCGGATATCTATGCACAACAAGGTATTACCAAGAAAGTCAAAGCGACAGGCCTTGAAGCATTATTTGATCTGACGTTAGAACAAGTTAAACAAGCGGGTGATCAGACGATCGTATTCACTAACTTTGTTGATTTTGATTCTTCATGGGGTCATCGTCGTGATGTTGCTGGTTATGCGAAAGGACTCGAGTATTTCGATACGCGTTTACCTGAGCTGCTAGCAATATTAGATGAAGGTGATGTTGTGGTGTTAACAGCCGATCATGGTTGTGACCCAACTGCACCAGGCACAGATCATACCCGTGAACACATTCCAGTGCTCTTTTATGGCCACAATGTGCCTAAAGGACCATTAGGTTTACGTGATACGTTTGCTGATATCGGTCAGTCAATTGCGGCTTACCATGGTCTGCCAAAACTAGAATACGGTACCAGCTTTTTATAA
- the deoD gene encoding purine-nucleoside phosphorylase encodes MATPHINAEQGDFAETVLFPGDPLRAKYIAETFLEDVKQVNDVRNMFGFTGTYKGTRVSVMGSGMGIPSCSIYAKELITEYGVKNLIRVGSCGAISTDVKVRDVVIGMGACTDSAVNRARFDGYDFAAIASWELLSKVTRAAKACGIDAKVGNIFSADLFYTPKPELFDTMEKLGVLGVEMEAAGLYGVAAEFGANAICICTVSDHIRTGEVTTAEERQLTFNDMIVMALESVLIKD; translated from the coding sequence ATGGCTACTCCACATATCAATGCTGAACAAGGTGATTTCGCTGAAACGGTACTATTCCCAGGTGATCCACTACGCGCTAAATACATCGCAGAAACATTTTTAGAAGACGTTAAACAAGTGAATGACGTGCGTAACATGTTCGGTTTCACTGGTACTTACAAAGGTACACGTGTTTCTGTAATGGGTTCAGGTATGGGTATCCCATCTTGTTCTATCTATGCAAAAGAGCTAATCACTGAATACGGTGTTAAAAACCTTATTCGTGTTGGTAGCTGTGGCGCGATCAGCACTGACGTTAAAGTGCGTGATGTTGTGATCGGCATGGGTGCATGTACTGACTCTGCTGTTAACCGTGCACGTTTCGACGGTTATGATTTCGCTGCTATTGCATCATGGGAACTACTAAGCAAAGTAACACGCGCTGCAAAAGCATGTGGCATCGATGCGAAAGTAGGTAACATCTTCTCTGCAGATTTATTCTATACACCGAAACCAGAACTATTCGATACGATGGAAAAACTAGGTGTACTAGGCGTAGAAATGGAAGCGGCTGGTCTATACGGCGTTGCCGCTGAATTTGGCGCGAATGCTATCTGTATCTGTACTGTATCTGATCACATCCGTACGGGTGAAGTAACGACTGCAGAAGAACGTCAATTAACGTTCAATGACATGATCGTAATGGCATTAGAGTCTGTGTTAATTAAAGACTAA
- the ettA gene encoding energy-dependent translational throttle protein EttA has translation MAGPQFIYSMHRVGKIVPPKRQILKDISLSFYPGAKIGVLGLNGSGKSSLLRIMAGVDKDFEGEARPLAGTKIGYLPQEPVLDLEKTVREVVEEAISELKEAMSGLDQVYAAYAEPDADFDKLAKQQEKFESIIQAHDGHNIENQLERAADALRLPEWDTKIKVLSGGERRRVAICRLLLEKPDMLLLDEPTNHLDAESVAWLERFLLDYEGTVVAITHDRYFLDNVAGWILELDRGEGIPWEGNYSSWLEQKDERLAQEASQESARKKSIEKELEWVRSNPKGRQAKSKARMARFEELNQSDYQRRNETNELFIPPGERLGDKVIDVENLGKAYDGRVLIDDLSFSMPKGAIVGIIGPNGAGKSTLFKMLDGSESPDAGTVSVGESVKLASVDQFRDHMNGDNTVWQELSDGLDIIKVGNTEMSSRAYCSRFNFKGTDQQKRVGQLSGGERGRLHLAKLLQSGGNVILLDEPTNDLDIETLRALEEAILEFPGCAMVISHDRWFLDRIATHILDYRDEGKVNFYEGNYTDYEGWLKKTLGAEATQPHRIKYKRIS, from the coding sequence ATGGCTGGTCCACAGTTTATCTATTCGATGCATCGTGTTGGCAAAATCGTGCCACCGAAACGTCAAATTCTTAAAGACATTTCACTTAGTTTTTACCCTGGCGCTAAGATCGGCGTACTGGGTCTAAACGGCTCAGGTAAATCAAGCTTATTACGCATCATGGCTGGCGTAGACAAAGACTTCGAAGGTGAAGCGCGTCCATTAGCGGGCACTAAAATTGGTTACTTACCGCAAGAACCTGTACTGGATCTAGAAAAAACAGTACGTGAAGTGGTTGAAGAAGCAATTTCAGAACTGAAAGAGGCAATGTCAGGTCTTGATCAGGTTTATGCTGCGTATGCAGAACCGGATGCAGATTTCGACAAGCTTGCTAAGCAACAAGAAAAGTTTGAATCTATCATTCAAGCGCACGATGGCCACAACATCGAAAACCAACTAGAGCGTGCTGCTGATGCATTACGTTTACCGGAATGGGACACTAAAATTAAAGTCCTATCGGGTGGTGAACGTCGCCGTGTCGCTATCTGTCGTTTGTTACTCGAAAAACCAGACATGTTATTACTTGACGAACCAACCAACCACTTGGATGCTGAATCTGTTGCTTGGTTAGAACGTTTCCTACTTGATTATGAAGGTACTGTTGTTGCTATTACGCATGATAGATATTTCCTTGATAACGTCGCCGGTTGGATCTTAGAGCTTGACCGTGGTGAAGGTATTCCATGGGAAGGTAACTACTCTTCTTGGTTAGAGCAAAAAGATGAACGTTTAGCACAAGAAGCGTCACAAGAAAGCGCACGTAAAAAATCGATTGAGAAAGAACTTGAATGGGTTCGCTCAAATCCAAAAGGTCGTCAAGCGAAAAGCAAAGCACGTATGGCGCGTTTTGAAGAGCTTAACCAATCTGATTATCAACGTCGTAACGAAACCAACGAACTGTTTATCCCACCGGGTGAGCGTTTAGGTGACAAGGTAATTGACGTTGAGAACCTAGGTAAAGCCTATGACGGTCGTGTGCTAATTGACGATCTATCATTCTCTATGCCAAAAGGCGCTATCGTTGGTATTATCGGTCCCAATGGTGCTGGTAAATCAACCCTATTCAAAATGCTAGATGGTAGCGAGTCTCCAGACGCTGGTACTGTTTCCGTTGGTGAATCAGTGAAGCTGGCAAGTGTTGATCAGTTCCGTGATCACATGAACGGTGATAACACGGTATGGCAAGAATTGTCAGACGGTTTAGATATTATCAAAGTCGGTAATACTGAAATGTCATCACGTGCTTATTGCAGCCGCTTTAACTTTAAAGGCACAGATCAGCAAAAACGTGTAGGTCAATTATCGGGTGGTGAACGTGGTCGTTTACACCTAGCGAAACTGCTACAGTCTGGCGGTAACGTGATCCTACTGGATGAGCCAACCAATGACTTGGATATCGAGACACTACGTGCACTTGAAGAAGCAATTCTTGAGTTCCCGGGTTGTGCTATGGTTATTTCCCATGACCGTTGGTTCCTCGATCGTATTGCGACGCATATCCTAGATTACCGTGATGAAGGCAAAGTGAACTTCTACGAAGGTAACTATACTGATTACGAAGGCTGGTTGAAGAAAACCTTAGGCGCAGAAGCGACGCAACCACATCGTATTAAGTACAAACGTATTAGCTAA
- a CDS encoding GGDEF domain-containing protein, producing MTLIKYVIFIILPLYFAGSFFAVRADQDIDHVRILLPPAALVQSAGYYMAEHKGFFQQQGVDVSLLTARTQQSIAKSVDEGAAQYGVTNAGILIEKANGRALVAIAVLFQHSPAALLALKDRILKDRVLKDKNSALKNNGINKLSDLHNKRLLLLPDYQDIEVISLLRKYHIQSLNMSSPAVTRDMTTLVNNQFDGLSINLTKGPYHAVRQGIEPVIFMPKDHGIDFYSGFLFTNAQEAGANPERVAAVRSAILQGWEYALTHTEETLDVLVSLNQRNEAREAMRNKFKYQLITIRDFILPDFVPLGYINQQHLRDMQQQLVDFDFIAKGSDFSGFMYIPPRAKIDWQVWGIWVKVIVAALLFNGFWLFYLLIINQRLKREVLERKRAEQHILYAAMHDNLTGLANRALLMDTLDNILPLAKKGKIKPVLLFMDLDRFKQVNDRYGHAAGDELLIAVTQRISRLLGGPGELLTRLGGDEFVVLLPNSDLAYAAVLSDKIERTLLQSFALSVCNVSIGISIGYSIYHHNMNADELLTGADNEMYAIKSDHHLKINKIFC from the coding sequence GTGACTTTAATTAAATATGTTATTTTTATTATCCTACCACTGTATTTTGCTGGTAGCTTTTTTGCCGTACGCGCCGATCAAGATATTGACCATGTGCGTATCTTGCTGCCACCGGCTGCTCTGGTTCAATCGGCAGGCTATTATATGGCTGAGCATAAAGGCTTCTTTCAACAGCAAGGTGTGGATGTAAGCTTACTTACTGCGCGCACTCAGCAATCTATCGCCAAATCTGTCGATGAAGGCGCTGCTCAATACGGTGTGACTAATGCGGGTATATTGATTGAAAAGGCTAACGGTCGAGCCTTGGTTGCTATCGCGGTGTTATTTCAGCATTCCCCAGCCGCGCTATTAGCTTTAAAAGATAGAATTTTAAAAGATAGAGTTTTAAAAGATAAAAACAGCGCCTTAAAAAACAATGGTATAAACAAGTTGTCCGATTTACATAATAAGCGGCTTTTATTATTACCCGATTATCAAGATATCGAAGTGATTAGCTTATTGCGTAAATACCATATTCAATCTCTTAACATGTCATCGCCTGCGGTGACACGAGACATGACCACCTTGGTAAACAACCAATTTGACGGTTTAAGTATTAATTTAACCAAGGGTCCTTATCATGCGGTTCGCCAAGGCATTGAGCCGGTTATTTTTATGCCGAAAGATCACGGCATCGATTTTTACAGTGGTTTCTTATTTACCAATGCACAAGAAGCAGGTGCTAACCCCGAACGTGTCGCAGCGGTTCGCTCGGCGATATTACAAGGGTGGGAATACGCGCTAACGCATACGGAAGAAACCCTCGATGTCTTGGTGAGTTTAAACCAACGTAATGAAGCGCGCGAGGCCATGCGCAATAAATTCAAATATCAGTTAATTACCATCCGTGATTTCATCTTGCCGGATTTCGTGCCGTTGGGTTATATCAATCAGCAGCACCTGCGAGATATGCAACAGCAATTAGTAGACTTTGATTTTATTGCGAAAGGCAGTGATTTCAGTGGCTTTATGTATATCCCACCGCGGGCGAAAATAGATTGGCAGGTGTGGGGAATCTGGGTCAAAGTGATTGTCGCGGCGTTACTATTTAATGGATTTTGGTTATTTTACCTGCTCATTATTAATCAACGATTAAAACGTGAAGTATTGGAAAGAAAACGTGCAGAGCAGCATATTCTCTATGCGGCAATGCATGATAATTTAACCGGGTTAGCCAATCGAGCACTGTTAATGGATACATTAGATAATATCTTACCATTGGCGAAAAAAGGTAAAATCAAGCCGGTATTATTGTTTATGGATTTAGACAGGTTTAAGCAGGTCAATGATCGTTATGGTCACGCGGCAGGGGATGAACTATTAATTGCCGTTACCCAGCGTATCTCTCGTTTACTCGGTGGCCCAGGTGAATTATTGACGCGTTTAGGCGGGGATGAATTTGTGGTTTTACTCCCAAATTCCGACTTAGCGTATGCGGCAGTGTTAAGTGATAAAATAGAACGCACATTATTGCAATCGTTTGCTCTATCCGTGTGCAATGTCTCTATCGGTATTAGCATTGGCTATAGTATTTACCACCACAATATGAATGCGGATGAGTTACTCACCGGGGCTGATAATGAAATGTACGCGATAAAAAGTGATCACCATTTAAAAATAAATAAAATATTTTGTTAA
- a CDS encoding PilZ domain-containing protein: protein MDLSHYADVIKKLTTLYYEPDFSSLFEQLTEGESKSTRFLIKMEVKRLSTPTRRILDFRQRTTSGVIPYEYDGILHHMMPTAIKLLETLLVQHQGHYTLGVYEEVLAYQVSERSKSVAERDVVTLDPAAAFAVEPVQYASYFIRNEERMHYSSGIKMRIGERFVDAMTSDISTSGIKVKVGKNSDIAVGSLVNVNFSSLRQEYANHFLRDFFAYKLMGIDEEEKFDYLRLMRIDDSTELDTFITTLITQNKSKYKVNVRYQEENVVVKGYEQFFLPRMSGLPLYVSNADKPVLSHLLLNENNRGVYDYWVNEESKSQLEACWQSPWMQTLMQANARIETTIYSFYYTQNGHIYFYAADAQSLAKSGSKALFLAFACQRPNFRVFKLSLNPTVFDEKKHLLEVENQHQALGTQTLAALQDIRWVGLLQDITNENVLNDYKAYAQQGSDFNQLHQYRLPVAEQRAQLSQFKYVQLRKESRFSYKTAIVANDTELSIKGWSNDFSTEGLQVELETPMDVQIGQRIYLELPMLQKLSKKVALANLPYSVVGCNKAKTVLHLQIVGDKATHIGCQFFNLLISSNKDKLKSMPEPSQSPGVTAVLRNMYCHHLATMPLYIHKVNTSYQIDRIGISQCENSLLPLFECFGQAETPYNLYPLLGDNSIRHTLDEALEGLESTYRPWQQVLYITIASSDSAVETRFEKDFDDEHERRQFVSHSLQKGAFFAIQVMLSRTGRPDMEFIEKELNYVSHYAIHRAQKLEDELWRVRGVVDLIDVSEELLYRLGLRRTS, encoded by the coding sequence ATGGATTTATCTCATTACGCCGACGTAATTAAAAAGTTAACAACCTTGTATTACGAACCTGACTTTAGCAGCTTATTCGAACAGTTGACGGAAGGTGAAAGCAAGAGTACCCGCTTTTTAATCAAGATGGAGGTTAAGCGTCTTTCCACGCCGACACGCCGCATCCTTGATTTTCGTCAGCGTACCACGAGTGGTGTGATCCCTTATGAGTACGACGGTATCTTGCACCATATGATGCCGACCGCCATTAAATTATTAGAAACCCTATTAGTACAACACCAAGGTCACTATACATTGGGTGTTTACGAAGAAGTGCTCGCTTACCAAGTCAGTGAACGCAGTAAATCCGTTGCCGAACGTGATGTCGTGACATTGGATCCGGCTGCTGCTTTTGCTGTTGAGCCTGTGCAATATGCCTCTTATTTTATCCGTAACGAAGAGCGCATGCATTACAGCTCTGGGATCAAAATGCGTATTGGTGAACGCTTTGTCGATGCTATGACGTCAGACATATCAACCAGTGGTATTAAAGTGAAGGTGGGTAAAAACAGTGATATCGCTGTCGGTAGCCTCGTCAATGTGAACTTTTCTAGCTTACGTCAAGAATATGCCAATCATTTCCTGCGCGACTTCTTTGCTTACAAGCTCATGGGCATTGATGAAGAAGAGAAATTTGATTATCTGCGTTTGATGCGCATTGATGACAGCACTGAATTAGACACCTTTATCACGACCTTGATCACGCAGAACAAGAGCAAGTACAAAGTTAATGTGCGTTATCAAGAAGAGAATGTGGTTGTTAAGGGCTACGAGCAATTCTTCTTACCACGTATGTCTGGTTTACCCTTGTATGTATCAAATGCGGATAAGCCGGTATTAAGCCATTTGTTATTAAATGAAAATAACCGTGGTGTCTATGATTATTGGGTCAATGAAGAATCGAAGAGTCAGCTAGAGGCCTGTTGGCAAAGCCCTTGGATGCAAACCTTGATGCAAGCTAATGCGCGTATTGAAACGACTATTTATAGCTTTTATTATACGCAGAATGGCCATATCTATTTTTATGCCGCTGATGCACAGAGTCTAGCTAAGTCCGGTTCTAAAGCGCTATTTTTGGCGTTTGCGTGTCAACGGCCTAATTTTCGTGTTTTTAAACTGTCATTGAACCCGACAGTATTTGATGAAAAGAAACATTTATTGGAAGTTGAAAACCAGCATCAAGCATTAGGTACCCAGACACTGGCGGCATTACAAGATATTCGCTGGGTGGGATTACTGCAAGATATCACCAATGAAAATGTATTAAATGATTATAAGGCGTATGCGCAGCAAGGTAGTGATTTTAACCAATTACATCAATACCGCTTACCCGTTGCCGAGCAAAGGGCGCAATTAAGTCAGTTTAAGTATGTGCAATTACGTAAAGAAAGCCGGTTCAGTTATAAAACCGCCATTGTTGCCAATGATACCGAACTGAGCATTAAAGGCTGGAGTAATGATTTCTCTACTGAAGGTTTACAGGTTGAATTAGAAACGCCAATGGATGTACAGATAGGGCAACGTATTTATCTGGAATTACCTATGCTGCAAAAATTATCTAAAAAAGTGGCATTGGCAAACCTGCCTTACAGTGTAGTGGGGTGTAACAAGGCGAAAACGGTGTTACATCTGCAGATTGTAGGGGATAAAGCCACTCATATCGGTTGTCAGTTTTTTAATTTATTAATTAGCAGTAATAAAGATAAGCTAAAGAGTATGCCTGAACCAAGCCAATCGCCGGGTGTCACTGCGGTATTACGAAATATGTATTGCCATCATTTGGCGACCATGCCCTTGTATATCCATAAGGTTAATACCAGCTACCAAATTGATCGGATCGGTATTAGTCAGTGCGAGAATAGCTTATTACCGTTATTTGAATGCTTTGGCCAAGCAGAAACACCTTATAACCTTTATCCTTTGCTGGGTGACAATAGCATTAGGCATACGCTTGATGAGGCATTAGAGGGCTTAGAATCCACTTATCGGCCTTGGCAGCAAGTGCTTTATATTACCATCGCGTCGAGTGATTCAGCGGTAGAGACTCGGTTTGAAAAAGATTTTGATGATGAACATGAACGCCGCCAATTTGTGAGCCATAGTTTGCAGAAAGGGGCATTTTTTGCTATTCAAGTGATGCTCTCGCGCACAGGCCGACCGGATATGGAATTCATTGAAAAAGAACTCAATTATGTTAGCCATTATGCCATACACAGAGCGCAAAAATTGGAAGATGAACTGTGGCGTGTTCGCGGTGTAGTGGATTTGATTGATGTATCTGAAGAACTCTTGTATCGATTGGGCTTACGACGCACGAGTTAA
- the serB gene encoding phosphoserine phosphatase SerB, translating into MTQLAETLFRNTPPIAWPQLLTSHCSTHSSEHNTKNSPEHSSENRTGNRTGNRTGNRTENSTENSTVINQVTYCQGQFHIAAQAQPVMNTDSSHYLTLIGTTITSDALLNLLSTLSSLQVSAQISGNIVVYPPAHYPLQLTSVESHAVTNNSNPVANNSATQGDIVVLGLTALTDTLKQQFKDALASWSNDYQIDYALSQTLPSLSEPGVVLMDMDSTTIQIECIDEIAKLAGVGEQVAAVTAQAMNGELDFSESLRSRVATLTNCPETVLKQVADVMPLMPGLELLIATLHQANWKVAIASGGFTYFAKRLQDDLGFDHVYANELEIIAGTLTGNVIGGIVDAQIKADTLQALALHYQIAPQQTVAIGDGANDLLMLKAAALGVAIHAKPIVQQQAQVALNHHDLEGLVGLLQAANCVESSW; encoded by the coding sequence ATGACTCAACTCGCTGAGACTTTATTTCGTAATACCCCGCCAATAGCATGGCCACAATTGTTAACTTCACATTGCTCTACACACAGTTCTGAACATAATACTAAAAACAGCCCTGAACATAGTTCGGAAAATCGTACGGGAAATCGTACGGGAAATCGTACGGGAAATCGTACGGAAAATAGTACAGAAAATAGTACGGTAATAAACCAAGTCACCTACTGCCAAGGCCAATTTCATATTGCGGCGCAAGCACAGCCAGTAATGAACACTGATAGTAGCCATTATCTCACCTTAATAGGCACGACTATAACCAGTGATGCTTTACTCAATTTACTGTCTACATTAAGTTCATTGCAAGTATCTGCGCAGATTAGCGGTAATATTGTGGTTTACCCACCAGCGCATTATCCCTTACAGCTAACAAGCGTCGAGAGCCACGCTGTAACAAACAACAGCAATCCTGTAGCAAATAATAGCGCTACCCAAGGCGATATTGTGGTACTCGGTTTAACGGCATTAACTGACACACTCAAGCAGCAGTTTAAAGATGCCCTCGCGAGCTGGAGCAATGATTACCAGATTGATTATGCACTCAGTCAAACACTGCCAAGCTTAAGTGAGCCGGGAGTGGTATTAATGGATATGGATTCAACCACGATCCAGATTGAATGTATCGATGAAATAGCCAAACTAGCCGGTGTTGGCGAACAAGTTGCCGCGGTAACAGCACAAGCGATGAACGGGGAATTAGATTTCTCTGAGAGTTTACGCTCTCGCGTGGCGACATTAACTAACTGCCCAGAAACAGTGCTAAAACAAGTCGCTGATGTGATGCCGCTGATGCCTGGGTTAGAGTTATTGATTGCGACCTTGCATCAAGCTAACTGGAAAGTCGCGATCGCCTCTGGTGGGTTTACTTACTTTGCTAAACGTCTACAAGATGACTTAGGCTTTGATCATGTCTATGCCAATGAACTGGAAATAATCGCTGGTACTTTAACGGGTAACGTCATTGGTGGTATTGTCGATGCACAAATTAAAGCCGATACCTTGCAAGCGCTAGCATTACACTATCAAATAGCCCCACAACAAACGGTAGCGATTGGTGATGGCGCCAATGATTTGCTCATGCTAAAAGCGGCTGCATTAGGCGTCGCAATACATGCTAAACCGATTGTTCAGCAACAGGCGCAAGTGGCGTTGAATCATCACGATCTGGAAGGTTTGGTCGGCTTGTTACAAGCAGCAAACTGTGTAGAAAGCAGCTGGTAG
- the mpl gene encoding UDP-N-acetylmuramate:L-alanyl-gamma-D-glutamyl-meso-diaminopimelate ligase: MSKHIHILGICGTFMGGIAVLAKQLGYKVTGSDANVYPPMSTQLEQQGIELIEGYDPSQLDPAPDMVIVGNAMSRGNPCVEYMLNRKLPYTSGPQWLSTHLLQHRYVIAASGTHGKTTTAAMVAWILEYAGLEPGFLIGGVPQNFTESARLGGGYFFVIEADEYDTAFFDKRSKFVHYQPNTLIMNNLEYDHADIFPDLAAIQRQFHHVVRTVPGNGLILMPDNVPALDEVQAQGCWTPVQRLSLESGEMGNDHNSHWQAKKLRADASEFEVYCKGELAGTVKWSLIGEHNLQNGMMAIAAAHYAGVELNQAIAGLGEFKTPKRRMEVKGEVQGIRVYDDFAHHPTAITTTLAGLRAAVGGERIIAVLEPRSNTMRMGTHQQALAQSLTVADDVLLYQPEGLDWNLQPVADELCVSAGDDNSPEQVRDDSDKAVIHQQIDSLIAEISKRAHAEDGPCHVLIMSNGGFAGIHDKLLAQL; encoded by the coding sequence ATGTCTAAACATATACATATTCTCGGTATTTGCGGCACTTTCATGGGTGGTATTGCAGTACTGGCTAAACAGCTGGGTTATAAAGTCACTGGCTCTGATGCTAATGTCTACCCGCCAATGAGCACTCAGCTAGAACAGCAAGGTATCGAACTGATTGAAGGTTATGATCCAAGTCAGCTTGATCCAGCGCCAGATATGGTCATTGTCGGTAATGCCATGTCACGCGGTAATCCGTGTGTCGAGTACATGCTTAATCGCAAACTCCCTTATACCTCTGGCCCGCAGTGGTTATCGACACATTTATTACAACACCGCTATGTGATTGCCGCGTCGGGTACCCATGGTAAGACGACGACAGCTGCTATGGTGGCGTGGATATTAGAATACGCTGGACTCGAGCCTGGATTTCTAATCGGCGGTGTGCCACAGAATTTTACTGAATCAGCACGCTTAGGTGGCGGTTATTTCTTTGTTATTGAAGCCGATGAATACGATACCGCGTTTTTCGATAAGCGCTCTAAGTTTGTGCATTATCAGCCAAATACCCTGATCATGAATAACCTAGAATACGATCACGCTGATATCTTCCCGGACTTAGCGGCTATTCAACGCCAATTCCACCATGTTGTTAGAACTGTACCGGGTAATGGCCTGATCTTAATGCCAGATAACGTACCGGCATTGGATGAAGTGCAAGCCCAAGGTTGCTGGACGCCTGTGCAGCGTTTGTCTTTAGAGAGTGGAGAGATGGGTAATGATCATAATAGCCATTGGCAAGCTAAAAAACTGCGTGCAGATGCCAGTGAATTTGAAGTTTACTGCAAAGGCGAGTTAGCTGGCACGGTGAAGTGGAGTTTGATTGGCGAGCATAATTTACAAAACGGTATGATGGCGATCGCTGCTGCGCATTATGCGGGTGTGGAATTAAACCAAGCTATAGCAGGGTTAGGCGAGTTTAAAACCCCGAAACGCCGTATGGAAGTGAAAGGGGAAGTACAGGGTATCCGCGTTTATGATGACTTTGCCCATCATCCTACCGCGATTACCACTACATTAGCAGGCTTACGTGCGGCTGTGGGTGGTGAACGTATCATTGCAGTGCTAGAGCCGCGCTCTAACACCATGCGTATGGGTACCCACCAACAAGCGTTAGCACAATCGTTAACTGTCGCTGATGATGTGTTGTTATACCAACCTGAAGGCCTGGATTGGAATTTACAGCCTGTTGCTGATGAGCTTTGTGTTAGTGCTGGTGATGATAACAGCCCTGAGCAAGTAAGGGATGATAGTGATAAAGCGGTTATTCATCAGCAGATTGATAGCTTGATTGCCGAGATCAGCAAGCGAGCACATGCTGAGGATGGCCCTTGTCATGTACTGATTATGAGTAATGGTGGTTTTGCTGGTATTCATGATAAGTTGCTAGCGCAGTTATAA